In Pseudomonas hamedanensis, a single window of DNA contains:
- a CDS encoding Y-family DNA polymerase, with product MRWVCIVFPQLALDAVLRQRPDAAEPLVLLSGPAQRRVLQAVNPAARQLGLRSGMSMTAAQAMSKGFAAADYEVAEVEHWQQFLAAWAYRFSAQVSVHYPRTVVFEIESSLGLFGTWAQFEARLRQELTDLGFRHRIVAAPNPAAARVLANAYDGLVVPDGEALQHHLGRLPVDRVGLEPSVATALTRMGLRTLNQVQSLPRQALARRFEAQMLKHLDTLFGARPLALEFYLPPDRFDVRIELNFDVQSHQALLFPLRRLTGDLSAFLCGRDSGVQRFDLLLEHAGLPDTVIKVGLLSAERDPAMLFELARGRLEQVQVEAPVRGFRLRAEDLPSFVPQFQQLFDERTQQTLPWEQLRERLRARLGDDAVQGLRFQADHRPERAWQHGVDKQRCSGLPNVLRPGWLLDEPQSVPHGSARILMGPERIESGWWDGEDVRRDYYLIQNRAGQQGWAWRAVGEDGPLWLQGWFA from the coding sequence ATGCGCTGGGTGTGTATCGTGTTTCCGCAACTGGCCCTCGACGCCGTGCTGCGCCAGCGCCCCGATGCCGCTGAGCCGTTGGTCTTGCTCAGCGGTCCGGCCCAGCGCCGGGTGCTGCAAGCGGTGAATCCGGCGGCGCGCCAACTCGGCTTGCGTTCCGGCATGTCGATGACTGCCGCCCAGGCCATGAGCAAAGGCTTTGCCGCCGCCGATTATGAGGTGGCCGAGGTCGAACACTGGCAGCAGTTTCTCGCCGCTTGGGCCTACCGTTTCAGTGCGCAGGTCAGCGTGCATTACCCGCGTACCGTGGTGTTCGAGATCGAGTCAAGCCTGGGACTGTTCGGCACCTGGGCGCAGTTCGAGGCACGCCTGCGTCAGGAACTGACCGACCTGGGCTTTCGCCACCGCATCGTCGCGGCGCCGAACCCGGCAGCGGCGCGGGTGTTGGCCAATGCGTATGACGGTCTGGTGGTGCCGGACGGCGAGGCTTTGCAACATCACCTGGGGCGATTGCCTGTCGACCGCGTCGGGCTGGAGCCAAGCGTGGCCACGGCGTTGACGCGCATGGGCCTGCGCACGCTCAATCAAGTGCAGAGCCTGCCGCGTCAGGCCCTGGCCCGGCGGTTCGAAGCGCAGATGCTCAAGCACCTCGACACCTTGTTCGGCGCGCGCCCACTGGCGCTGGAGTTTTACCTGCCGCCGGACCGTTTCGACGTGCGCATCGAGCTGAATTTCGACGTGCAATCCCATCAGGCACTGCTGTTCCCGTTACGCCGTCTGACCGGCGATCTGTCGGCATTCCTTTGTGGACGCGACAGCGGCGTGCAGCGCTTCGACCTGTTGCTGGAACACGCCGGTCTGCCGGACACGGTGATCAAGGTCGGCCTGCTCAGTGCCGAGCGTGATCCGGCGATGCTCTTCGAGCTGGCCCGTGGACGTCTGGAGCAGGTGCAGGTCGAGGCACCGGTGCGCGGCTTTCGCCTGCGCGCCGAGGACCTGCCGAGTTTCGTCCCGCAGTTTCAGCAATTGTTCGATGAGCGTACGCAACAGACCTTGCCCTGGGAGCAATTGCGCGAGCGCCTGCGCGCCCGGCTGGGCGATGACGCGGTGCAAGGGCTGCGCTTTCAGGCCGACCACCGGCCCGAGCGTGCCTGGCAGCACGGCGTCGACAAACAGCGTTGCAGCGGTTTGCCCAACGTCCTGCGTCCGGGCTGGCTGCTCGACGAACCACAGAGCGTGCCGCACGGCTCGGCGCGAATTCTCATGGGGCCGGAGCGCATCGAATCCGGCTGGTGGGACGGTGAGGATGTGCGCCGCGATTACTACCTGATCCAGAATCGCGCCGGCCAGCAGGGCTGGGCCTGGCGTGCGGTGGGCGAGGACGGCCCCCTGTGGCTGCAGGGCTGGTTTGCATGA
- a CDS encoding ABC transporter ATP-binding protein — translation MSVMQTPQGRIDIRQLSIVLGSGREAFEAVQGLDCQIEPGQFVCILGPSGCGKSTLLGALAGHLNAQTGSLKVDGAVVSGPSPQRGMVFQHHTLFPWRTVRDNVAFGLKMRGISKTERHRAADEILKLVGLDGFAERWPDQLSGGMQQRVEIARVLVNRPRLLLMDEPFGALDALTRLNMQELLLDIWTRIRTTVVFVTHDIDEALFLADRLLVMSARPGRIIEDLRLDFPRPRTTELVTSPEFARLKRHCLDLLRHDNDRSLPRLNPLGLPPENPLPRFAL, via the coding sequence ATGAGCGTGATGCAAACCCCGCAAGGGCGGATCGACATTCGCCAGTTGTCCATCGTCCTTGGCAGCGGTCGTGAAGCGTTCGAAGCCGTGCAGGGCCTCGATTGCCAGATCGAACCCGGCCAGTTCGTGTGCATCCTCGGCCCGTCCGGTTGCGGCAAATCGACCTTGCTCGGTGCCTTGGCCGGGCATCTGAATGCGCAGACCGGCAGCCTCAAGGTGGACGGCGCGGTGGTGTCCGGCCCGTCGCCACAACGCGGCATGGTCTTTCAGCATCACACATTGTTCCCGTGGCGAACGGTACGTGACAACGTCGCCTTCGGCCTGAAAATGCGTGGCATCAGCAAGACTGAACGCCATCGTGCCGCCGATGAAATCCTTAAGCTGGTCGGCCTCGACGGCTTTGCCGAACGCTGGCCCGATCAGCTCTCCGGCGGCATGCAGCAGCGTGTGGAGATCGCCCGTGTGCTGGTCAACCGTCCGCGGCTGTTGCTGATGGACGAACCGTTCGGCGCACTGGATGCGCTGACCCGGCTGAACATGCAGGAACTGCTGCTGGACATCTGGACGCGCATTCGCACCACCGTGGTGTTTGTCACCCATGACATCGATGAAGCGCTGTTCCTCGCCGACCGCCTGTTGGTCATGAGCGCACGCCCGGGGCGAATCATCGAAGACTTGCGCCTGGATTTCCCGCGTCCACGCACCACTGAGCTGGTCACCAGCCCCGAGTTCGCCCGCCTCAAACGTCACTGCCTCGACCTGCTGCGCCACGACAACGACAGATCGCTGCCACGCCTCAATCCGCTCGGTCTGCCACCAGAAAACCCTTTGCCGCGATTTGCCCTATGA
- a CDS encoding TorF family putative porin, giving the protein MKALPLFALSFFSVLPLSSHAIALNDDFAVLVDLTLASDYRTRGISQTQNDPAAQAGLTLAHSSGLYLGAWSSNVDFGGGLKTRQEVDYYAGWLWQASEDVSLDLGYLKYAYPRESQFNQSEVYAIFGAYGVSVAAYYSSDAPGIDSQQNSLYTYVSYETPLPFDSALALRYGRMDFKDPYLYSASGQAQDSYREWEVKVTHNLGGVVLGLSYIDTDLSQTQCLSNWGFKDVCAATVVASVSKTF; this is encoded by the coding sequence ATGAAAGCCTTGCCCCTGTTTGCCCTGAGTTTCTTCAGTGTGCTGCCGTTGAGCAGCCACGCGATCGCGTTGAACGACGACTTCGCCGTGCTGGTGGATCTGACCCTTGCCAGTGATTACCGCACGCGCGGCATTTCGCAAACCCAAAATGACCCTGCCGCACAGGCCGGCCTGACCCTGGCGCACAGCAGCGGTCTGTATCTGGGCGCGTGGAGTTCCAACGTCGATTTCGGCGGTGGCCTGAAGACCCGTCAGGAAGTCGATTACTACGCCGGTTGGCTATGGCAGGCGAGCGAGGATGTCAGCCTGGACCTGGGCTATCTCAAGTATGCCTACCCCAGGGAAAGCCAGTTCAACCAGAGCGAGGTCTACGCGATTTTCGGCGCGTACGGCGTCAGCGTGGCGGCGTACTACTCCAGCGATGCGCCGGGCATCGATAGTCAGCAGAACTCGCTGTACACCTACGTCAGTTATGAAACGCCATTGCCTTTCGATTCGGCGTTGGCACTGCGTTACGGCCGTATGGATTTCAAGGACCCGTACCTGTACTCGGCGTCCGGGCAGGCGCAGGACAGTTATCGGGAGTGGGAGGTAAAAGTCACCCACAACCTGGGCGGCGTGGTGCTGGGCCTCAGCTATATCGACACTGACCTCTCGCAAACTCAATGCCTGAGCAACTGGGGCTTCAAAGACGTCTGCGCCGCGACCGTTGTCGCCAGCGTCAGCAAAACTTTCTGA
- a CDS encoding HEAT repeat domain-containing protein, with protein MTSIFAVTDNDEILALQPRLTAEDAGVRRIALIELADLEEPDGLLWLVDRLRQDPAEEVRAEAARLLEAWEDEPVVQALCEALTDPSPAVQAAAAQSLSLLKSAAAGRVILPWTGHADVSVRIAAFRALRELRFADAATAAITALNDADAHVRREAVGVLGWLKQLDALPALARLASADPDTEVRRAATGALGLASGTEVLPALRQALQDSAWQVREEAATTLGKVGHRDAGPALVEALSDDYWQVRLRATRSLGRLRFAPALDALVDTLGHRISNLRKEAALALGELNDRGAVAALQAAQDDGDPEVRKAVRIALSQLQ; from the coding sequence ATGACTTCTATTTTTGCTGTAACCGACAACGATGAAATCCTCGCACTGCAACCGCGCCTGACGGCTGAAGATGCCGGCGTGCGACGTATTGCCCTGATTGAACTGGCGGATCTGGAAGAACCGGACGGTTTGCTCTGGCTGGTTGATCGCCTCAGGCAGGACCCCGCCGAGGAGGTGCGTGCCGAAGCCGCACGGCTGTTGGAGGCGTGGGAGGACGAGCCGGTCGTGCAAGCCTTGTGCGAAGCGCTGACGGATCCGTCGCCAGCCGTGCAAGCGGCCGCCGCGCAAAGCCTGAGCCTGCTCAAGTCGGCAGCGGCGGGGCGGGTGATTCTGCCGTGGACCGGGCACGCCGACGTCAGTGTGCGGATCGCCGCGTTTCGAGCGCTGCGTGAGTTGCGTTTTGCCGACGCCGCCACCGCGGCCATTACCGCGCTGAATGATGCTGACGCCCATGTGCGTCGCGAAGCGGTCGGGGTGCTCGGCTGGCTCAAACAGCTCGACGCGTTGCCGGCGCTGGCCCGTCTGGCCAGCGCTGATCCGGACACCGAAGTGCGCCGCGCGGCCACCGGAGCGCTGGGCCTGGCCTCTGGCACCGAAGTGCTTCCGGCCCTGCGCCAGGCCTTGCAGGACAGTGCCTGGCAAGTGCGCGAAGAAGCCGCGACCACCCTGGGCAAAGTCGGCCATCGCGATGCGGGGCCGGCCCTGGTCGAAGCCTTGAGCGACGACTATTGGCAAGTGCGCCTGCGCGCCACCCGCAGCCTTGGTCGCCTGCGTTTCGCCCCGGCGCTGGACGCGCTGGTCGACACCCTTGGCCATCGCATCAGCAACCTGCGCAAGGAAGCGGCGCTGGCCTTGGGCGAACTGAATGATCGCGGTGCCGTGGCGGCGTTGCAGGCTGCGCAGGATGACGGTGATCCGGAGGTGCGCAAAGCCGTGCGCATCGCCTTGAGCCAGTTGCAATGA
- a CDS encoding LysR family transcriptional regulator produces MDKLGALKMFVVTAQLGSFSRAAEQLGKTPSALTKAVNHLESELGARLFERSTRRILLTEIGRVYLETARLVLQRLDEAGEEIEQLQHGLRGSLKITAPLAYGRAFLDQVCDGFLQQYPQISLQVDLCDAFVNLLESGYDLALREGHDDLPGLIARVVGSNRLALCGSPQYLARAGLPVNPQTLEQHEWLWYQHPLLSREFWWAERDGQRLSLAQPTAPRLRSDNYDLLLASALAGRGLLHTPLWSAAPYLADRRLVRVMADYAIDPDTFGPHILAVYPSHRRATAKVVAFIDYIAGFLAERGLN; encoded by the coding sequence ATGGACAAGCTGGGTGCACTGAAAATGTTCGTGGTCACCGCGCAGCTCGGCAGTTTCAGCCGCGCCGCCGAGCAATTGGGCAAGACCCCGTCGGCCTTGACCAAAGCGGTCAACCACCTGGAGTCGGAGTTGGGTGCGCGGCTGTTCGAGCGCAGCACGCGGCGAATTCTGCTGACCGAGATCGGCCGGGTGTACCTGGAAACCGCGCGGCTGGTATTGCAGCGACTGGACGAGGCAGGGGAGGAAATCGAACAGTTGCAGCACGGCCTGCGCGGCAGTCTGAAAATCACCGCACCGCTGGCCTATGGTCGGGCTTTTCTCGATCAGGTGTGCGACGGCTTTTTGCAGCAGTACCCGCAGATCAGCCTGCAAGTGGACCTGTGCGACGCCTTCGTCAATTTGCTGGAAAGCGGCTATGACCTGGCGCTGCGTGAGGGGCATGACGATTTGCCGGGGTTGATCGCGCGGGTGGTCGGCAGCAATCGCCTGGCCTTGTGTGGCAGTCCGCAATACCTGGCGCGCGCAGGTTTGCCGGTCAATCCGCAAACCCTCGAACAGCATGAATGGCTGTGGTATCAGCATCCATTGCTCAGCCGCGAATTCTGGTGGGCCGAGCGCGATGGCCAGCGCCTGAGCCTGGCCCAACCGACGGCGCCGCGGTTGCGCAGCGACAATTACGATCTGCTGCTGGCCAGCGCTCTGGCCGGTCGCGGTTTATTGCATACGCCGTTGTGGAGCGCCGCGCCGTACCTTGCGGACAGGCGACTGGTGCGGGTCATGGCTGATTACGCGATCGACCCCGACACCTTCGGCCCGCACATTCTTGCGGTGTATCCGAGCCATCGGCGGGCGACGGCGAAAGTGGTGGCGTTTATCGATTACATCGCAGGGTTTCTCGCCGAACGTGGGCTGAACTGA
- a CDS encoding amidohydrolase — MKRFIPKLLVAAVSFASMEAMAAADLVLLNGKIFTADRTQPKVQALAVGQGKVLQVGTDAQIKALIETATQVIDLQGKTLMPGLVDSHSHAIFGGLEMVSANMADEVVGLDELQKRLRGWREDGKAKHGDVLSIAGMSSVYWAQAEALGQTFNRGEWADIPVVFVGSDHHTAWANNVMLKRAGIDAALLQSLPEAEKDTIGKLANGEPNGFVVDAGWDRVASKMPVPSPADMLSAAKSAVRYNNSLGITAWMDPAANAAPGEAVFALKPTEKSVGVLPAYKALAESGEMSVHVAALLVANPKSVPADLDTLDKVRQQFQGIPNLTLPGVKIFADGVIEFPAQSAAMIDPYSNSHKQGELLIDPQHFGELVSAIDQRGWRVHIHAIGDRAVREALNGIAQAREDRQSGVSHSITHLQMVNPKEFARFKPLGVIASMQLLWASADDYTTEMIKPYVSALAFRYQYPAHSLLKQGATIAGASDWPVSSPNPFNAMAQAITRVGPLGVLNADERLDRETMFYAYTANAARAIGLDRQIGSLTPGKQADFIVLDRDVFSVDDKALHDTQVLQTWFAGRNVYTATQ; from the coding sequence ATGAAAAGATTCATTCCCAAGCTGCTGGTTGCCGCTGTAAGTTTTGCCTCGATGGAAGCCATGGCCGCTGCCGATCTGGTGTTGCTCAATGGCAAGATTTTCACTGCCGACCGCACGCAACCGAAGGTCCAGGCGCTTGCCGTGGGACAGGGCAAAGTGCTGCAAGTCGGCACCGATGCACAGATCAAGGCGCTGATCGAGACCGCCACCCAAGTCATCGATCTGCAAGGTAAAACCCTGATGCCGGGACTGGTCGACAGCCATTCCCACGCCATTTTCGGCGGGCTGGAAATGGTCTCGGCGAACATGGCTGACGAAGTCGTTGGCCTCGACGAACTGCAAAAACGCCTGCGTGGCTGGCGCGAAGACGGCAAGGCAAAACACGGCGATGTGCTGAGCATTGCCGGCATGAGTTCGGTGTACTGGGCGCAGGCCGAAGCCCTGGGCCAGACCTTCAACCGCGGCGAATGGGCCGACATTCCAGTGGTGTTCGTCGGCAGCGATCACCACACCGCGTGGGCCAACAACGTCATGCTCAAACGCGCCGGCATCGACGCCGCGCTGCTGCAATCCTTGCCAGAGGCCGAGAAGGACACCATTGGCAAACTGGCCAACGGCGAGCCCAACGGCTTTGTGGTCGACGCTGGCTGGGATCGGGTCGCCTCGAAGATGCCGGTGCCAAGCCCTGCCGACATGCTCAGCGCCGCCAAATCAGCCGTGCGCTACAACAACAGTCTGGGCATCACGGCATGGATGGATCCGGCCGCCAACGCCGCACCGGGTGAAGCAGTGTTCGCTCTCAAACCCACCGAGAAGTCCGTCGGTGTGCTGCCGGCCTACAAGGCACTGGCCGAAAGTGGCGAGATGAGCGTGCATGTCGCCGCGCTGCTGGTCGCCAATCCGAAAAGCGTTCCGGCCGATCTTGATACGCTGGACAAGGTGCGCCAGCAGTTTCAAGGCATACCCAACCTGACCTTGCCAGGGGTGAAGATTTTCGCCGACGGCGTGATCGAATTTCCGGCGCAAAGCGCGGCGATGATTGACCCCTACAGCAACTCGCACAAACAGGGCGAATTGCTCATCGATCCGCAGCACTTCGGCGAACTGGTCAGCGCCATCGACCAGCGCGGCTGGCGGGTGCACATCCACGCCATCGGCGACCGTGCGGTGCGCGAAGCGCTCAACGGCATCGCTCAGGCGCGCGAGGATCGCCAGAGCGGTGTCAGCCACTCGATCACTCACCTGCAGATGGTCAACCCGAAAGAATTCGCCCGCTTCAAGCCGCTTGGGGTCATCGCCTCGATGCAACTGCTCTGGGCCAGCGCCGACGATTACACCACCGAGATGATCAAGCCCTACGTCAGCGCCCTCGCCTTTCGCTATCAATACCCGGCGCACTCACTGCTCAAGCAGGGCGCGACGATTGCCGGCGCCAGTGACTGGCCGGTCTCATCACCGAACCCGTTCAACGCCATGGCCCAGGCGATCACTCGTGTCGGCCCGTTGGGCGTGCTCAACGCCGACGAGCGCCTGGACCGCGAAACCATGTTCTATGCCTACACCGCCAACGCCGCGCGAGCCATCGGTCTGGACCGGCAGATTGGCTCGCTGACCCCGGGCAAGCAGGCGGACTTCATTGTTCTGGATCGCGATGTGTTCAGCGTCGATGACAAAGCCCTGCACGACACCCAGGTGTTGCAGACCTGGTTTGCCGGTCGCAACGTCTACACCGCCACTCAATAA
- a CDS encoding ABC transporter substrate-binding protein produces the protein MLRAALAGLVLASFTVSASAETIRIAIGTQDTTINCAAGGLLIRELGLLDKYLPHDGAYKDATYDVQWKNFTSGAPLTNEMVAGKLDFGAMADFPGAFNGVAFETAGKHSLFISVLSGSIKGSGNGIVVPSASSVQSLAELKGKTISVPFASTAHGMLLRAVAEQGWDPLKDVNIIAQPPEVAGSALQAGKIDAHADFVPFAELFPSRGFARKIYDGAQANAPTFHGALVDQAYAKKYPEIVVAYLRASIEANQLLAAEPEKYSELIAKVSGVDAEVNYLFHGPLGVQTRDLSWKPEYRQAVGTAIDTLKLLKKADRGLDLNTFIDDQYIRAAFKASNLDYSAQLADYAQTPLPGVDAATGQAITDVSHVAEIWVRGEAKVRRYGSAEAAFSALAALQQEGRNIRAVYAQASDSGIKLLAEQAWFASDAKGRLSAFLLKGQAQQYATAQGGKVFDFSDATAQVVAVR, from the coding sequence ATGTTGCGTGCAGCACTCGCCGGTCTGGTACTGGCTTCATTTACCGTGTCGGCCTCGGCCGAAACCATCCGCATTGCCATCGGCACCCAGGACACCACCATCAACTGCGCCGCCGGTGGCCTGTTGATCCGGGAGCTCGGTCTGCTCGACAAATACCTGCCCCACGACGGCGCTTACAAGGACGCTACCTATGACGTGCAATGGAAAAACTTCACCAGCGGCGCGCCGCTGACCAACGAGATGGTCGCCGGCAAACTCGACTTCGGCGCCATGGCCGATTTCCCCGGTGCGTTCAATGGTGTGGCGTTCGAAACCGCCGGCAAGCACAGCCTGTTCATCAGCGTGTTGTCGGGCAGCATCAAGGGCAGTGGCAACGGCATTGTTGTGCCGAGCGCATCCAGCGTGCAGTCGTTGGCTGAGCTTAAAGGCAAGACCATTTCCGTGCCGTTCGCCTCCACGGCCCATGGCATGTTGCTGCGCGCCGTGGCAGAACAGGGCTGGGATCCGCTCAAGGATGTGAACATCATCGCCCAGCCGCCGGAGGTCGCAGGCTCGGCGTTGCAGGCCGGCAAGATCGACGCCCACGCCGACTTCGTGCCGTTCGCCGAACTGTTTCCCAGCCGTGGTTTCGCCCGCAAGATTTACGACGGCGCCCAGGCCAACGCACCGACCTTCCACGGTGCGCTGGTGGATCAGGCCTATGCGAAGAAATACCCGGAGATTGTCGTCGCCTATCTGCGCGCCAGCATCGAAGCCAATCAATTGCTCGCAGCCGAGCCGGAGAAGTACAGCGAGCTGATCGCCAAGGTCTCTGGCGTCGACGCCGAGGTCAACTACCTGTTCCATGGCCCGCTCGGCGTGCAGACCCGCGACCTGAGCTGGAAACCGGAGTACCGCCAGGCCGTCGGCACCGCCATCGATACGCTGAAGCTGCTGAAAAAGGCTGATCGCGGCCTCGACCTCAACACCTTTATTGACGACCAATACATCCGTGCGGCTTTCAAGGCGTCGAACCTCGATTACTCCGCGCAATTGGCTGACTACGCGCAGACGCCTTTACCCGGGGTGGATGCGGCGACGGGCCAAGCCATCACCGATGTCAGCCACGTTGCGGAAATCTGGGTACGCGGCGAGGCAAAAGTGCGCCGTTATGGTTCGGCTGAAGCGGCGTTCAGCGCGCTGGCTGCGTTGCAGCAGGAGGGCAGAAACATCCGGGCGGTGTATGCGCAGGCCAGCGACAGCGGCATCAAGTTGTTGGCCGAACAAGCCTGGTTTGCCAGCGATGCCAAGGGTCGCCTGAGTGCTTTCCTGCTCAAGGGCCAGGCCCAGCAATACGCCACGGCGCAGGGCGGCAAAGTCTTCGACTTCAGCGATGCCACCGCGCAAGTCGTCGCCGTGCGCTAA
- a CDS encoding ABC transporter permease: MYRSCLRWVPRGASLLLCLLFWQLAARHHWNLGLVTFANVPTPVAVIEAALGLGDSGKLWQHLSSSLGRVFAGYLAALLIGIALGLSIGRSKWAEDLLLPPLEVLRPIPAVAWIPLAILMFPSSELSMVFITFTGALFPILLNTVHGVETVDPRLIASAKSLGAGRRAILQEVILPGAAPSIITGLAIGMGTSWFCLVTAEMISGQFGIGYYTWESYTLQNYADIVVGMLLIGVLGMGSSWLIKRLGGWLTPWHRPRGKA, encoded by the coding sequence GTGTATCGATCCTGTTTGCGTTGGGTGCCGAGAGGCGCCTCGCTGCTGCTCTGCCTGCTGTTCTGGCAACTCGCCGCCCGCCATCACTGGAACCTGGGCCTGGTGACCTTCGCCAACGTGCCAACCCCCGTGGCCGTGATAGAAGCCGCGCTGGGCCTGGGCGATTCCGGCAAACTCTGGCAGCACCTGAGCAGCAGCCTGGGCCGTGTCTTTGCCGGCTACCTCGCGGCACTGCTGATCGGCATCGCCCTTGGCCTGTCCATCGGCCGCTCGAAATGGGCTGAAGACCTGCTGCTGCCACCGCTGGAAGTGCTGCGCCCGATCCCCGCCGTGGCGTGGATTCCTCTGGCAATCCTCATGTTCCCGTCGTCGGAATTGTCGATGGTCTTCATCACCTTTACCGGCGCGCTGTTCCCGATCCTGCTCAACACCGTGCACGGCGTCGAGACCGTCGACCCACGTCTGATCGCCTCGGCAAAAAGCCTCGGGGCAGGGCGCCGGGCGATTCTGCAGGAAGTGATCCTGCCGGGCGCTGCGCCGAGCATCATCACCGGCCTGGCGATCGGCATGGGCACGTCGTGGTTCTGCCTGGTGACGGCGGAAATGATCTCCGGCCAGTTCGGTATCGGTTATTACACCTGGGAGTCCTACACCCTGCAGAACTATGCCGACATCGTCGTCGGCATGCTCCTGATCGGTGTGTTGGGCATGGGCAGCAGTTGGCTGATCAAACGCCTGGGCGGGTGGCTCACGCCCTGGCATCGACCGCGAGGAAAAGCCTGA
- the imuA gene encoding translesion DNA synthesis-associated protein ImuA has protein sequence MGAVVALDTLFNGGQVWRGRPAPPAASPQPTGHAALDAALPSGGWPESALSEILLAGPGVGELQLVWPTLARLAAAGERIVLVAPPFLPYPQAWENAGVDLRQLSVIQASERDALWAAEQCLRSGSCGAVLCWPNKADDRALRRLQVAAETGQTLAFAWRPLSEAVNPSPAALRIAIDARPAQLRVLKCRGGLARTTPIAFAVGH, from the coding sequence ATGGGCGCCGTCGTTGCGTTGGATACCCTGTTCAATGGCGGCCAGGTCTGGAGAGGCCGGCCTGCGCCACCGGCCGCCAGCCCGCAGCCGACCGGCCACGCCGCGCTGGACGCGGCACTGCCCAGCGGTGGCTGGCCGGAGTCTGCGCTGAGTGAAATCCTTCTGGCCGGCCCCGGTGTCGGTGAGTTGCAACTGGTCTGGCCGACGCTGGCGCGATTGGCCGCGGCCGGCGAGCGCATCGTGCTGGTGGCGCCGCCGTTCTTGCCGTACCCGCAAGCGTGGGAAAACGCCGGGGTCGATCTGCGCCAGTTGTCGGTGATTCAGGCCAGCGAGCGCGATGCCTTGTGGGCGGCGGAGCAATGTTTGCGTTCGGGCAGTTGCGGCGCGGTGCTGTGCTGGCCAAACAAGGCCGATGACCGCGCATTGCGGCGTTTGCAAGTGGCGGCGGAAACCGGCCAGACCCTCGCGTTTGCCTGGCGACCGTTGAGCGAAGCCGTCAACCCGTCACCGGCAGCGCTGCGTATTGCCATCGACGCCAGGCCTGCACAACTGCGCGTACTCAAATGCCGTGGCGGGCTGGCGCGGACGACGCCGATTGCCTTTGCCGTGGGTCACTGA
- a CDS encoding DUF971 domain-containing protein, whose translation MNPLSVGNSQSERTLRLSWPDGREQQLNHAELRRQCPCSQCRALRLRGLTPLVDDRVRLIELNPQGYGVQLVFSDGHQRGIYPWTYLAQLNA comes from the coding sequence ATGAACCCGCTGTCGGTCGGCAATTCGCAGAGCGAACGGACGCTGCGCCTGAGCTGGCCGGACGGCCGCGAGCAGCAACTCAATCACGCCGAACTGCGCCGCCAGTGCCCATGCTCGCAATGCCGCGCGTTACGCCTGCGCGGCCTGACGCCGCTGGTCGATGATCGGGTGCGTCTGATCGAACTCAACCCCCAGGGCTATGGCGTGCAACTGGTGTTCAGCGACGGCCACCAACGCGGTATCTATCCATGGACTTACCTGGCACAACTCAATGCCTGA
- the lexA gene encoding transcriptional repressor LexA yields the protein MYSMTNLTPRRTAILTFIRERIAEHGQPPSLAEISEAFGFASRSVARKHVLALTEAGFIEVNAHQARGIRLLGQPARPELLDIPVLGRVAAGAPIGADADIHSRLMLDPALFSRTPDYLLRVQGDSMIEDGILDGDLVGVRRNPEALNGQIVVARLDGEVTIKRFERVGAEVRLLPRNPAYQPIVVRDDQDLAIEGVFCGLVRQG from the coding sequence ATGTACTCCATGACAAACCTGACTCCCCGCCGTACCGCCATCCTGACCTTTATCCGCGAACGCATCGCCGAACACGGTCAGCCCCCAAGCCTCGCTGAGATCAGCGAGGCTTTTGGTTTTGCCTCCCGCAGCGTGGCGCGCAAGCACGTGCTGGCACTCACCGAGGCCGGATTTATCGAGGTCAATGCGCATCAGGCCCGGGGCATTCGCCTGCTCGGACAGCCGGCGCGCCCCGAGCTGCTCGACATCCCCGTGCTCGGTCGCGTGGCCGCCGGCGCGCCGATTGGCGCCGATGCCGACATTCATAGTCGCTTGATGCTCGACCCGGCACTGTTCTCCCGCACCCCCGACTACCTGCTGCGGGTGCAGGGCGATTCGATGATCGAGGACGGCATTCTCGACGGCGATCTGGTCGGCGTGCGGCGCAATCCCGAGGCACTCAATGGGCAGATCGTGGTGGCACGGCTCGACGGCGAAGTCACCATCAAGCGCTTCGAACGTGTCGGCGCAGAGGTGCGGCTGTTACCGCGCAACCCGGCGTATCAGCCGATTGTCGTGCGCGATGATCAGGACCTGGCCATCGAAGGGGTGTTCTGCGGTCTGGTGAGGCAAGGCTGA